A part of Paenibacillus antri genomic DNA contains:
- the asnS gene encoding asparagine--tRNA ligase, with amino-acid sequence MNQAEANQTTIRDVAAHVGQTVRIGCWLTRKRSSGKIQFLQLRDGTGFIQGVAAKNEVDEATWAAADRLTQESSLWVTGVVREEPRSPSGYELSVTGVEIIHLTSDYPITPKEHGIDFLMDHRHLWLRSPKQHAVMTTRATIVRAIQEFFDTRGFTQVDAPILTPTSAEGTTNLFHTKYFDEDAFLTQSGQLYMEAAAMALGKVYSFGPTFRAEKSKTRRHLIEFWMIEPEMAFVDHEENLRVQEQFVSHVVQTVLAKNAKELATLERDTSKLEKALAPFPRITYDDAVKFLNANGFPEFVWGEDFGAPHETAIAESYEKPVFITHYPTSLKAFYMKPDPDRPDVVLCADLIAPEGYGEIIGGSQRIDDPALMEQRFDEHHLSKETYSWYLDLRKYGSVPHSGFGLGLERTVAWICGLDHVRETIPFPRLLYRLYP; translated from the coding sequence ATGAATCAAGCAGAGGCGAACCAAACGACGATTCGGGACGTGGCGGCGCATGTCGGCCAAACCGTCCGCATCGGATGCTGGCTGACCCGCAAGCGGTCCAGCGGCAAAATTCAATTCCTGCAGCTGCGCGACGGCACGGGATTCATTCAAGGCGTCGCGGCGAAAAACGAAGTCGACGAAGCGACATGGGCGGCGGCCGATCGGCTGACGCAAGAGTCGTCGCTGTGGGTGACGGGCGTCGTCCGGGAAGAGCCTCGCAGCCCAAGCGGCTACGAGCTGTCCGTGACGGGGGTCGAGATCATTCATTTGACGTCCGATTACCCGATCACTCCGAAGGAGCACGGGATCGACTTCTTGATGGACCATCGTCATCTGTGGCTCCGGTCGCCGAAGCAGCACGCGGTCATGACGACTCGCGCGACGATCGTGCGGGCGATCCAAGAGTTCTTCGACACGCGCGGGTTTACGCAGGTCGACGCGCCGATCCTGACGCCGACGTCCGCGGAAGGCACGACGAATTTGTTCCATACGAAGTATTTCGACGAGGACGCGTTCCTGACGCAGAGCGGTCAGCTCTACATGGAAGCGGCCGCGATGGCGCTCGGCAAGGTATACTCGTTCGGGCCGACGTTCCGGGCGGAGAAGTCGAAGACGCGCAGACATTTGATCGAATTTTGGATGATCGAGCCGGAGATGGCGTTCGTCGACCATGAAGAAAATCTCCGCGTGCAGGAGCAATTCGTCTCCCACGTCGTGCAGACGGTTCTCGCCAAGAACGCCAAGGAGTTGGCGACGCTCGAGCGGGATACGTCGAAGCTCGAGAAGGCGCTCGCGCCGTTCCCGCGCATTACGTACGACGATGCTGTGAAGTTCCTGAATGCGAACGGTTTCCCCGAGTTCGTCTGGGGCGAAGATTTCGGGGCGCCGCACGAAACGGCGATCGCCGAAAGCTACGAGAAGCCGGTGTTCATTACGCATTATCCGACGTCGCTGAAGGCGTTCTACATGAAGCCGGACCCGGACCGTCCGGACGTCGTGCTGTGCGCCGATCTGATCGCGCCGGAAGGCTACGGCGAAATCATCGGCGGCTCGCAGCGAATCGACGATCCGGCGCTCATGGAGCAGCGGTTCGACGAGCATCATCTTTCGAAAGAGACGTATTCTTGGTATTTGGATTTGCGGAAGTACGGCTCCGTGCCGCATTCGGGCTTCGGACTCGGTCTCGAGCGCACGGTCGCTTGGATTTGCGGTCTGGACCACGTGCGCGAGACGATTCCGTTCCCGCGCCTCTTATACCGCTTGTACCCGTAA
- a CDS encoding acetate/propionate family kinase, with amino-acid sequence MKVLVINAGSSSLKYQLYDMKDESVLAAGRVERIGMDTAILTHEPTGKAEVREVSEILDHTTAIRKVLGLLVHKEHGVLDSIADIEAVGHRVVHGGESFRESAIVTPEVKQEIKRLFDLAPLHNPAHMMGIQAVESNLPDVPQAVVFDTAFHQTMDRNVYLYPIPLALYRRHKIRKYGFHGTSHMYVSRQAAAFLGRPIEEMKIVTCHIGNGASVTAVKGGRSVDTSMGMTPLEGLMMGTRSGDLDPAVVPFAMGKEDLTIGEVSSMLNKHSGLLAISGMGDMREVQDAMENGDANAKLAFEMYEYRLRKYIGAYAAAMNGLDAIVFTAGVGENSWLLRARTCLNLSYLGVELDPEANLVRSKEARRISTANSKIDVLVVPTNEELVIARDTYELVKK; translated from the coding sequence ATGAAGGTGCTCGTCATTAACGCCGGCAGCTCGTCGCTCAAATATCAGCTGTACGATATGAAGGACGAATCGGTGCTCGCCGCCGGCCGCGTGGAGCGGATCGGCATGGATACGGCCATCCTCACGCACGAACCGACGGGGAAAGCCGAAGTGCGCGAGGTCAGCGAAATATTGGACCACACGACCGCCATCCGCAAGGTGCTCGGCTTGCTCGTACATAAGGAACACGGCGTGCTCGATTCCATCGCCGACATCGAGGCCGTCGGCCATCGCGTCGTGCACGGCGGGGAATCGTTCCGCGAGTCCGCGATCGTGACGCCCGAGGTGAAGCAGGAGATCAAGCGGCTGTTCGATCTGGCGCCGCTGCACAACCCCGCGCATATGATGGGGATTCAAGCGGTGGAGTCGAACCTGCCCGACGTGCCGCAAGCGGTCGTCTTCGATACGGCGTTCCACCAGACGATGGACCGGAACGTGTATTTGTACCCGATTCCGCTGGCCCTCTACCGCAGACATAAGATCCGGAAATACGGCTTCCACGGCACGTCCCATATGTACGTCAGCCGACAAGCGGCGGCGTTCCTCGGTCGACCGATCGAAGAGATGAAGATCGTGACCTGCCATATCGGCAACGGGGCGAGCGTCACCGCGGTGAAGGGCGGTCGATCCGTCGACACGTCGATGGGCATGACGCCGCTCGAAGGCTTGATGATGGGAACGCGGAGCGGGGATCTCGATCCGGCGGTCGTCCCGTTCGCCATGGGCAAGGAGGATCTTACGATCGGCGAAGTCAGCTCGATGTTGAACAAGCATAGCGGCTTGCTTGCCATATCCGGCATGGGGGACATGCGCGAGGTGCAGGACGCGATGGAGAACGGCGACGCGAACGCGAAGCTCGCGTTCGAGATGTACGAATACCGGCTGCGCAAGTATATCGGCGCTTATGCGGCGGCGATGAACGGTCTCGACGCGATCGTCTTCACGGCGGGCGTCGGGGAAAATTCATGGCTGCTCCGGGCGCGGACGTGCCTGAACCTGTCGTATCTCGGCGTCGAGCTCGACCCCGAGGCGAACCTGGTTCGGTCCAAGGAGGCGCGCCGCATCTCGACGGCGAACTCCAAGATCGACGTGCTCGTCGTGCCGACGAACGAAGAGCTCGTCATCGCGCGGGACACGTACGAGCTGGTCAAAAAGTAG
- a CDS encoding DnaD domain-containing protein — MTDTESYRAGLRAGLRLGTVSVPGMLLRGYARLGLSEIEAMLLVHLLYYAEREQTLFPTPDQLSSRMSTTPDRVLAAIERFVREGFVSIEDDVDEATGVRSERYDLSPLYDKLAAAWLEEPELDAYAASAATDGAYGSAESRRETAAAAAPRGRETAATRRKDLFTVFESEFARPLSPMEYETIVGWLDQDRYSDSLIMTALKEAVFAGKVHFRYIDRILMEWQRNRITTPEEAKAYTERFRGGR, encoded by the coding sequence GTGACGGATACGGAATCGTACCGCGCGGGGCTTCGAGCCGGATTGCGGCTGGGCACGGTTTCCGTGCCCGGCATGCTGCTGCGCGGCTACGCAAGGCTCGGACTGTCGGAAATCGAAGCGATGCTGCTCGTTCACCTGTTATATTACGCGGAGCGGGAACAGACCCTCTTCCCGACGCCGGACCAGCTGTCGTCCCGGATGTCCACGACGCCGGACCGAGTGCTCGCGGCAATCGAGCGCTTCGTTCGCGAAGGGTTCGTGTCGATCGAGGACGACGTGGACGAAGCGACCGGCGTTCGGAGCGAACGGTACGACTTGTCGCCGCTCTACGATAAGCTGGCAGCCGCTTGGCTGGAGGAGCCGGAGCTCGACGCGTACGCCGCTTCGGCGGCGACGGACGGCGCTTACGGGTCGGCGGAGTCCCGAAGGGAAACCGCCGCCGCCGCGGCGCCGCGGGGACGAGAAACGGCGGCGACCCGGCGGAAGGACTTATTCACCGTCTTCGAGAGCGAATTCGCCCGTCCGCTGTCGCCCATGGAATACGAGACGATCGTCGGCTGGCTCGACCAAGACCGATATTCCGACTCGCTGATCATGACGGCGCTGAAAGAAGCGGTATTCGCGGGGAAGGTGCACTTCCGGTATATCGACAGAATCTTAATGGAATGGCAGCGCAATCGCATTACGACGCCGGAGGAAGCGAAGGCGTATACCG